Proteins encoded in a region of the Panicum hallii strain FIL2 chromosome 3, PHallii_v3.1, whole genome shotgun sequence genome:
- the LOC112887327 gene encoding leucine-rich repeat extensin-like protein 4, with translation MRKALLLLFVLCCLAAAGEALAAVGKEAASAELAVVVDPSWRFPNQRLRDAYVALQTWKQQAIFSDPRNFTADWVGPGVCNYTGVFCAPVPRGEPGAGELAVAGIDLNHGDIAGYLPSELGLLTDLALLHLNSNRFCGLVPATFRRLRVLVELDLSNNRFVGAFPAVVLDLPALKFLDLRFNDFEGAIPPELFDRPLDAIFLNHNRLHSQLPDNFGNSPASVIVLADNSFGGCLPASLGNMSDTLNEILLINNGLDSCVPPEVGLLREVTVFDVSFNALVGPLPQQVAGMRKVEQLDVAHNRLSGAVPEAICALPRLKNLTISYNFFTGEPPSCARVVPPDGDRRNCLPNRPAQRTPQQCAAFYSQPPVDCAAFQCKPFVPVPPMPPPPPAYPGPLPPVYPMPYASPPPPSHYR, from the coding sequence AGGAGGCGGCGTCGGCGGagctggcggtggtggtggaccCGTCGTGGCGGTTCCCGAaccagcggctgcgggacgCCTACGTCGCGCTGCAGACGTGGAAGCAGCAGGCCATCTTCTCCGACCCCCGCAATTTCACCGCCGACTGGGTGGGCCCGGGGGTCTGCAACTACACCGGCGTCTTCTGCGCGCCCGTGCCGCGCGGGGAGCCCGGCGCCGGGGAGCTCGCCGTGGCGGGCATCGACCTCAACCACGGCGACATCGCGGGGTACCTTCCCTCGGAGCTCGGCCTCCTCACCGACCTCGCGCTGCTGCACCTCAACTCCAACCGCTTCTGCGGCCTCGTCCCCGCCACGTTCCGCCGGCTCCGCGTCCTCGTCGAGCTCGACCTCAGCAACAACCGCTTCGTCGGCGCGTTCCCCGCCGTCGTGCTTGACCTCCCGGCTCTCAAGTTCCTCGACCTCCGGTTCAACGACTTCGAGGGCGCCATCCCGCCGGAGCTCTTCGACCGCCCGCTCGACGCCATCTTCCTCAACCACAACCGCCTGCACTCCCAGCTCCCCGACAACTTCGGCAACTCGCCGGCATCCGTCATCGTGCTCGCCGACAACAgcttcggcggctgcctcccGGCGAGCCTCGGGAACATGTCCGACACGCTCAACGAGATCCTACTCATCAACAACGGGCTCGACTCCTGCGTCCCCCCGGAGGTCGGGCTGCTCCGGGAGGTGACCGTCTTCGACGTCAGCTTCAACGCGCTCGTCGGCCCGCTGCCGCAGCAGGTGGCCGGGATGCGGAAAGTGGAGCAGCTCGACGTCGCGCACAACCGCCTCTCGGGGGCCGTCCCGGAGGCCATCTGCGCGCTCCCGCGGCTCAAGAACCTCACCATCTCCTACAACTTCTTCACCGGCGAGCCGCCGTCCTGCGCGCGCGTCGTGCCGCCCGACGGCGACAGGCGGAACTGCCTGCCCAACCGCCCCGCGCAGCGCACGCCGCAGCAGTGCGCCGCGTTCTACTCGCAGCCGCCCGTCGACTGCGCCGCGTTCCAGTGCAAGCCCTTCGTCCCTGTCCCGccaatgccgccgccgccgccagcgtaCCCCGGGCCCTTGCCACCGGTATACCCCATGCCATAcgcatcgccgccgccaccttcacACTACCGATGA